A section of the Desulfomonile tiedjei genome encodes:
- the glgA gene encoding glycogen synthase GlgA — MRVLMITPEATPFAQTGGLGEVLSALPSELAELGLEVDVVMPKYRGIDADHYDLEKMDAKIEVTLNAKNLSASLWQHRDQRGARYIFLECDEYYDREYLYGTPDADYEDNSERFVFLARAAIEMALARKIHYDVFHSHDWQAALIPVYLRTLYAWEPLLHESSSVMTIHNLGYQGIFWHLDMPLVGVGWEFFTPRHMEFHGKLNFLKSGIVFADEVNTVSPGYRNEILTPEFGFGLEGVLQEKGNQLSGILNGVDYTIWNPATDSLISANYSPDDLSGKADCKADLQRVAGLPQRPEIPLIGVVSRLSSQKGVDIIEAAIPALMANDLQMVLLGTGDARYQTTFSDISRRYPQNMGVFLAYDYGLAHKIFAGADALLVPSRYEPCGINQLYALKYGTVPIVRATGGLTDTVDQFDLQRDSGTGFRFAEPDPKVLTETILSALKVFVQNPKAWKRLMVRGMTTDLSWSRSAGEYLKLYERAIAGRKTTLGNRPTT, encoded by the coding sequence GTGCGAGTGCTAATGATAACTCCGGAGGCAACTCCTTTTGCTCAGACAGGTGGCCTAGGAGAGGTTTTGTCGGCTCTTCCATCGGAGCTTGCGGAATTGGGCCTGGAAGTGGACGTCGTGATGCCCAAGTACCGTGGTATAGATGCGGACCACTACGATTTGGAAAAAATGGACGCAAAGATCGAGGTCACGCTTAACGCCAAGAATTTGTCCGCTTCCTTGTGGCAGCACCGAGACCAGAGGGGAGCGCGCTATATCTTTCTGGAATGTGACGAGTATTACGACAGGGAATACCTTTACGGCACTCCTGACGCGGATTACGAAGATAACTCGGAGCGATTCGTTTTCTTGGCCCGTGCCGCAATCGAGATGGCGCTGGCACGCAAAATCCACTACGACGTTTTTCACTCCCACGATTGGCAGGCTGCTCTGATACCGGTTTACCTGCGGACGCTGTATGCCTGGGAGCCTCTTCTGCATGAAAGCTCTTCGGTCATGACGATCCATAACCTCGGCTATCAAGGGATCTTCTGGCATCTTGACATGCCTCTGGTGGGAGTGGGTTGGGAGTTCTTTACCCCTAGGCATATGGAATTTCATGGCAAGCTAAATTTCCTAAAAAGTGGGATCGTTTTTGCGGATGAGGTGAACACTGTCTCGCCGGGCTATCGAAACGAAATCCTCACGCCGGAATTCGGATTCGGCCTTGAGGGAGTGCTGCAAGAAAAAGGTAACCAGCTTTCAGGCATTCTCAACGGAGTGGATTACACGATCTGGAATCCGGCAACCGATTCTCTGATCTCCGCCAATTACAGCCCCGACGATCTCTCAGGCAAAGCTGATTGCAAGGCCGACTTGCAGCGGGTTGCGGGGCTGCCGCAGAGACCTGAGATCCCATTGATCGGGGTGGTTAGCCGGTTGTCCAGCCAAAAAGGGGTGGACATAATTGAAGCGGCAATACCTGCCCTCATGGCCAACGATTTACAGATGGTCCTTCTGGGTACAGGCGATGCTCGCTATCAGACGACCTTCTCGGACATCAGCAGACGTTACCCTCAAAATATGGGGGTCTTCCTTGCCTACGACTATGGATTGGCTCACAAAATCTTTGCAGGGGCCGACGCGCTGTTGGTCCCTTCCAGGTACGAACCGTGCGGCATCAACCAACTCTATGCATTGAAATACGGGACAGTACCGATTGTCCGGGCCACCGGCGGTTTGACGGACACGGTTGACCAATTCGATCTACAGAGGGATTCGGGCACAGGCTTCAGGTTTGCCGAACCGGATCCCAAGGTGCTAACAGAAACAATACTCAGTGCACTTAAGGTATTTGTTCAGAATCCCAAAGCTTGGAAAAGGTTGATGGTCAGAGGAATGACAACCGATTTGTCGTGGAGTCGCTCGGCCGGGGAGTATTTGAAGCTCTATGAAAGGGCCATTGCAGGGAGAAAGACTACGCTCGGCAATAGGCCGACCACCTGA
- a CDS encoding 3-isopropylmalate dehydratase small subunit codes for MAFKGKAWKFGDDVNTDEIIPARYLSLTEAADLAKHVMEDADPLFPSKVQEGDVIVAGKNFGCGSSREHAPVAIKGAGVSCVIAKSFARIFFRNSFNMGLLIFESREAVEGINEGDLVEVDPDEGVIRNLSTGETYNTVPIPPFMRELVRDGGLIAHIRKQDETSR; via the coding sequence ATGGCTTTCAAAGGCAAAGCATGGAAATTTGGCGATGACGTCAATACCGACGAAATAATACCTGCTCGGTATCTCAGCCTTACAGAGGCCGCGGACCTCGCCAAACACGTCATGGAAGACGCGGACCCGTTGTTCCCCTCGAAAGTGCAAGAGGGTGATGTCATTGTGGCTGGGAAGAACTTCGGGTGCGGCTCGTCGAGAGAACATGCCCCGGTGGCAATCAAGGGAGCAGGAGTGTCATGCGTTATTGCGAAGAGCTTTGCGAGGATTTTCTTTCGCAACTCTTTTAACATGGGCCTACTGATATTTGAGTCCCGCGAAGCAGTGGAAGGTATCAACGAAGGGGACTTGGTGGAAGTGGATCCGGATGAAGGTGTGATCCGCAATCTCTCGACCGGTGAAACATACAATACTGTGCCCATTCCTCCCTTCATGAGAGAATTAGTCAGGGACGGGGGTCTTATAGCGCATATCAGAAAACAGGACGAAACGAGCCGATGA
- a CDS encoding acyl--CoA ligase — MSWKRLTQTWHFVEKWAEARPQAEALAFEDDRLTWTDFKSRMDLIAKAFLDIGVRKGDRIAMLSMARTEFLTTFMAAGKVGAVWLGLSPKFTLDELRYLIGDCQPTVVITLRQHLGIDLGSTVKSLIEEFPCLKKVLVMGEPFEGTEGFPEFAYRQRPHLDGALEARCTEVAEQDPTLLLYTSGSTGKPKGVVHTHSSIVKNIEVEVKKFSFDEQARGLIHFPINHVAAVVELGFAGIMAGGFLMCMDRFDPTEALKTVQRERITHLGQVPAMFLLQFRDPQFAQTDLSSIRHFLWAGAAAPNIMVTVLSQICAKTGASMVTGYGSTEVCGFVTYTEKLDDLNKLVHTAGKIAAPFELKIVNPDRQEIPDGEVGEVAVRGPFMMKEYYNNPEATKAVIDEDGWYYTSDLAFKDSQGYIHLTGRASEMFKSGGENVYPREIEEVIESHPSILFAAVIAVPDEVYQEVGWAFAMLQPGKEVSEEELREFCQSRLTNFKVPKRLFVRPLLPLLPTGKVDKVALRKEVV; from the coding sequence AAGCTCTGGCATTCGAAGACGACAGGCTGACCTGGACCGATTTCAAGAGCCGTATGGACCTTATAGCCAAAGCCTTTCTCGATATTGGAGTCCGGAAGGGGGACCGGATTGCCATGCTGTCCATGGCTCGCACAGAGTTCTTGACTACGTTCATGGCCGCGGGGAAAGTCGGCGCCGTGTGGCTGGGCCTGTCTCCCAAGTTCACACTGGATGAGCTGCGGTACTTGATTGGGGACTGCCAACCCACGGTGGTCATCACTTTGCGGCAACATCTGGGCATCGATCTTGGCTCTACGGTCAAAAGCCTGATAGAGGAGTTTCCCTGTCTCAAGAAGGTGCTCGTTATGGGGGAACCTTTCGAAGGAACAGAGGGATTCCCGGAATTCGCGTACCGGCAACGACCCCACTTGGACGGCGCCCTGGAAGCGCGCTGCACGGAAGTCGCCGAGCAGGACCCAACATTGCTGCTCTATACCTCCGGGTCTACAGGCAAGCCTAAAGGAGTGGTGCACACACACTCGAGCATTGTCAAAAACATCGAAGTAGAAGTGAAGAAGTTCTCTTTTGATGAACAAGCGCGGGGGTTGATACACTTCCCCATCAACCACGTAGCAGCGGTTGTCGAGTTGGGTTTTGCAGGGATCATGGCAGGAGGCTTCCTGATGTGTATGGACAGGTTCGATCCAACAGAAGCCTTGAAAACGGTCCAAAGAGAAAGGATTACACATCTCGGCCAAGTTCCGGCGATGTTTTTGCTTCAGTTCAGGGACCCACAGTTTGCCCAAACAGACCTGAGCAGTATCCGGCATTTTCTGTGGGCCGGCGCAGCGGCTCCGAACATAATGGTCACCGTCCTGTCCCAGATCTGTGCAAAGACCGGGGCTTCAATGGTAACAGGGTACGGAAGCACCGAGGTGTGCGGATTCGTGACTTACACTGAAAAGCTCGATGACCTGAACAAACTTGTGCACACCGCGGGGAAAATTGCAGCGCCATTTGAACTGAAAATCGTTAACCCGGACCGTCAGGAAATCCCGGATGGAGAAGTAGGAGAGGTGGCTGTTCGAGGGCCTTTCATGATGAAAGAATATTACAACAACCCTGAAGCCACGAAAGCAGTTATTGACGAAGACGGATGGTACTATACATCGGATTTGGCCTTCAAAGATTCCCAGGGGTACATCCATCTGACCGGTCGAGCATCGGAAATGTTCAAGAGTGGAGGCGAAAATGTGTACCCTCGAGAGATTGAGGAAGTGATCGAATCCCATCCAAGCATCCTGTTCGCCGCGGTAATTGCTGTTCCGGACGAAGTGTACCAAGAAGTGGGATGGGCCTTTGCGATGCTACAGCCTGGCAAGGAAGTCTCTGAAGAAGAGCTTAGGGAGTTCTGCCAATCCAGGCTGACGAACTTCAAGGTCCCGAAGAGGTTGTTCGTGCGGCCGCTTCTGCCTTTACTGCCAACCGGGAAAGTCGACAAAGTGGCCCTTCGAAAGGAAGTTGTGTAA